From the genome of Eucalyptus grandis isolate ANBG69807.140 chromosome 2, ASM1654582v1, whole genome shotgun sequence, one region includes:
- the LOC104435504 gene encoding uncharacterized protein At1g66480, producing the protein MGNALGGATTVKIMKETGETLKLSMPVRAGDVVKDYPGYVLLESQSVKSLGIKSRPLEPHQELEHERLYFLVELPKEAVNDDEAGRGFQLGNKPSAKDRLDGVVLARRLVSDPSTMSRATILSKEGNGHGGLRLKLRLPKAEVEKLIKESKDDAEVTDKIMELYVALASANDTNEGLVGRRVIAMDGSKDVM; encoded by the coding sequence ATGGGAAACGCCCTGGGAGGAGCTACAACAGtcaaaattatgaaagaaaCCGGCGAAACGCTGAAACTGAGCATGCCGGTGCGTGCCGGAGACGTCGTCAAGGACTACCCAGGTTACGTGTTGCTAGAGTCGCAGTCGGTGAAGAGTCTTGGGATCAAATCGAGACCACTGGAACCGCACCAAGAACTGGAGCACGAGCGGTTGTATTTCCTGGTGGAGTTACCCAAAGAGGCGGTAAACGATGATGAAGCCGGCAGAGGTTTCCAGCTTGGAAACAAGCCGAGTGCGAAAGATCGGCTCGATGGCGTTGTGCTAGCTCGGCGACTGGTGTCTGATCCTTCTACCATGAGTAGGGCCACCATTTTGTCGAAAGAAGGAAATGGGCATGGTGGGTTGAGGTTGAAGTTGAGACTTCCAAAAGCTGAAGTGGAGAAGCTGATCAAAGAAAGCAAAGACGACGCTGAGGTCACCGACAAGATAATGGAGCTTTATGTTGCATTAGCGAGTGCTAATGACACTAATGAAGGACTAGTAGGACGCAGAGTAATTGCCATGGACGGGTCGAAGGATGTTATGTAG
- the LOC104433192 gene encoding MYB-like transcription factor 4 produces the protein MRKPCCDKQDTNKGAWSKQEDQKLIDYIRKHGEGCWRTLPKAAGLLRCGKSCRLRWINYLRPDLKRGNFAEDEEDLIIKLHALLGNRWSLIAGRLPGRTDNEVKNYWNSHLRRKLINMGIDPNNHRLNQTPPRLESSNNVSVSANSSGLKTRQSPRPKSCGGDKDQVSDAGSCLEDEPSRLPDLNLDLTISIPSPSPAKIEKEQKPCSYKHDMLRDSDIATSPALVLFR, from the exons ATGAGAAAACCTTGTTGTGACAAGCAAGACACAAACAAAGGAGCATGGTCGAAGCAAGAAGACCAGAAGCTCATCGACTACATTCGCAAGCACGGCGAAGGATGTTGGCGAACTCTTCCTAAGGCTGCCG GTCTCCTCCGTTGCGGGAAGAGTTGTAGGCTAAGATGGATAAACTATTTGCGGCCTGACCTCAAAAGAGGCAACTTTgctgaggatgaagaggatctTATCATCAAGCTTCATGCTCTCCTAGGCAACCG ATGGTCGCTAATTGCTGGGAGATTGCCCGGACGGACAGACAATGAAGTGAAGAACTATTGGAACTCACATTTGAGGAGGAAACTAATTAACATGGGCATTGATCCTAACAATCACCGGCTCAACCAGACTCCACCTCGCCTTGAGAGCTCAAACAATGTCTCTGTTAGTGCAAATTCTTCTGGATTGAAGACTCGTCAAAGTCCGCGACCAAAATCCTGCGGTGGCGACAAAGACCAGGTTTCAGACGCTGGTAGTTGTCTGGAAGATGAGCCTAGCAGGTTGCCCGACCTGAATCTTGACCTAACAATTAGCATTCCGTCTCCTTCGCCTgcaaagattgagaaagagcAAAAACCTTGTTCTTATAAGCATGACATGTTAAGGGACTCGGATATTGCTACATCACCCGCTTTGGTTCTCTTCAGATGA